One window from the genome of Choloepus didactylus isolate mChoDid1 chromosome 2, mChoDid1.pri, whole genome shotgun sequence encodes:
- the DENND4B gene encoding DENN domain-containing protein 4B isoform X2: MMLCWSLQQCPHHHHHPPTHTHRLTSAELQLPLHCFRKSPPFPSEAPPGLPASAAHHPPSSFPASALWGSPGPSGFQTPWGWAMEAGRRGEQEGHLGYLGNTLPCFISPPLPTLTIPDAVSEGGAMAEERPPRLVDYFVVAGLAGDGAPIPEETWVPEPSGPLRPPRPAEPITDVAVIARALGEEVPQGYTCIQTSAGGHPLELSAGLLGGTQPAICYRRGRDKPPLVELGVLYEGKERPKPGFQVLDTTPYSHSANLAPPGPGHPRTYLTYRRAAEGAGLHALGITDLCLVLPSKGEGTPHTYCCLPRNLNPGMWGPAVYLCYKVGLAKANTLVYEAELLGRYPEEDNETFPLPESVPIFCLPMGATVECWPAQTKYPVPIFSTFVLTGAAGDKVYGAALQFYEAFPRARLSERQAQALGLLSAVERGRALGGRAVRSRRAIAVLSRWPAFPAFRAFLTFLYRYSVSGPHRLPLEAHISHFIHNVPFPSPQRPRILVQMSPYDNLLLCQPVSSPLPLSGASFLQLLQSLGPELAVTLLLAVLTEHKLLVHSLRPDLLTSVCEALVSMTFPLHWQCPYIPLCPLVLADVLSAPVPFIVGIHSSYFDLHNPPTDVICVDLDTNALFQTEEKKSLSPRTLPRRPYKVLLTTLTNLYQQLDQTYTGPEEEASLEFLLTDYEAVCGRRARLEREVQGAFLRFMACLLKGYRDFLRPLTQAPSEGSRDVDNLFFLQGFLKSRERSSHKLYSQLLHTQMFSQFIEECSFGSARHAALEFFDSCVDKVHPEQEKPELTSLVELEELSGSELTVFITPPEEPLVSEGSESTLLYCYDGFPELRAELFESPQEQTGALPVPGPSRSAPSSPAPRRTKQEMKVAQLMAQKSAAMPELWGRCLLGHCYGLWFLCLPAYVRSAPSRVRALHTAYHVLRQMENRKVVLPDEVCYRVLMQLCSHYGQPVLSVRVMLEMRRAGIVPNTITYGYYNKAVLESKWPSGTPGGRLRWAKLRNVVLGAAQFRQPLREQRQQQQRQQQQPPIPVAGSSQTEPHLERPSPTRPLHRQTTWAGRSLRDPASPMGRLVKSGSLGSARGAQPTVEASVAHMIEALGVLEPPGSPVPWHDGSLSDLSLTGEEPAPGGSPGDSGSALSAQSTETLEGLSGRVPKAGGRQDEAGTPRRGLGARLQQLLTPSRRSPASRVPPPELPPDLPPPARRSPMDSLLRPRERPGSTASESSASLGSEWDLSESSLSSLSLCRSSERLSDTPGSFQPPSLEILLSSCSLCRACDSLVYDEEIMAGWAPDDSNLNTTCPFCACPFVPLLSVQTLDSRPSAPSPKLAPAGANGSKDAPVPGGPGPVLSDRRFCLALDEPQLCNGHVEGASRRVEGGEWAYLSPLVLRKELESLVENEGSEVLALPELPAAHPIIFWNLLWYFQRLRLPSILPGLVLASRDGASPPQVRLLWDVLTPDPNSCPPLYALWRVHSQIPQRVVWPGPAPASLSLALLESVLRHVGLHEVHKAVGLLLDTLGPPPTGLHLQRGIYREILFLTMAALGKDRVDIVAFDKKYKSAFNKLASSMGKEELRQRRAQMPTPKAIDCRKCFGAPLEC; this comes from the exons ATGATGCTGTGCTGGTCCCTTCAACagtgcccccaccaccaccaccacccccccacacacacacataggctGACTTCCGCTGAGCTGCAGCTTCCCCTCCACTGTTTCAGGAAGTCACCTCCCTTCCCCTCAGAAGCACCCCCAGGCCTCCCGGCCTCTGCTGCACACCACCCACCAAGCTCCTTCCCAGCTTCTGCACTCTGGGGCTCCCCAGGACCCTCAGGGTTCCAAACTCCCTGGGGTTGGGCCATGGAGGCAG GAAGAAGAGGGGAGCAAGAGGGACATCTTGGTTACCTTGGCAACACCCTTCCTTGCTTcatctctccccctctccccaccctgacCATTCCAGATGCAGTGAGTGAGGGGGGGGCCATGGCGGAGGAGCGCCCCCCCCGACTGGTGGATTACTTCGTGGTAGCTGGGCTTGCAGGGGACGGAGCACCCATCCCTGAGGAAACATGGGTTCCTGAACCCAGTGGGCCCCTGCGCCCTCCCCGGCCAGCTGAACCCATCACAGATGTGGCCGTCATCGCTAGGGCACTGGGCGAGGAGGTGCCCCAGGGCTACACATGCATCCAGACTTCTGCTGGGGGTCACCCTTTGGAACTCAGTGCTGGGCTCCTGGGTGGAACTCAACCCGCCATCTGCTACCGCAGGGGCCGTGACAAGCCCCCCCTCGTTGAGCTGGG GGTGTTGTATGAGGGGAAGGAACGGCCCAAGCCTGGTTTCCAAGTGCTAGACACTACACCCTACAGCCATTCAGCCAACCTGGCCCCTCCAGGCCCTGGGCACCCCCGCACCTACCTCACTTACCGACGGGCAGCGGAGGGGGCAGGACTGCATGCCCTGGGCATCACTGACCTCTGCTTGGTCCTGCCCAGCAAGGGCGAGGGCACGCCTCACACTTACTGCTGCCTGCCCCGCAACCTCAACCCTGGCATG TGGGGCCCAGCAGTGTACCTGTGCTACAAGGTGGGCCTGGCCAAGGCCAACACACTGGTGTATGAAGCAG AGCTGCTGGGCCGCTACCCGGAGGAGGACAATGAGACGTTCCCACTGCCTGAGTCAGTGCCCATCTTCTGCTTGCCCATGGGAGCTACTGTCGAGTGCTGGCCTGCCCAGACCAAGTACCCTGTGCCCATCTTCTCCACCTTTGTGCTCACGGGTGCAGCTGGTGATAAG GTCTACGGTGCCGCCCTGCAATTCTACGAGGCGTTCCCGAGGGCCAGGCTGTCGGAGCGGCAAGCACAGGCCCTGGGCCTGCTGAGTGCCGTGGAGCGGGGCCGGGCACTGGGGGGCCGTGCAGTGCGCAGCCGCCGCGCCATTGCTGTGCTGTCCCGCTGGCCTGCCTTCCCTGCCTTCCGCGCCTTCCTCACCTTCCTTTACCGCTACTCTGTCTCAGGTCCCCATCGCCTGCCCTTGGAAGC gcacatctcccacttcattcacaacgtccccttcccttccccacagAGACCCCGCATCCTAGTGCAG ATGTCTCCCTATGACAACCTACTCCTTTGTCAACCTGTGTCCTCACCCTTGCCCCTCAG TGGCGCCAGCTTCCTGCAGCTGCTGCAGAGCCTGGGCCCTGAGCTGGCTGTCACACTGCTGCTGGCTGTGCTCACAGAGCACAAACTACTAGTCCACTCGCTGCGGCCAGATCTGCTCACCAGCGTCTGCGAGGCCCTTGTCTCT ATGACCTTCCCGCTGCACTGGCAGTGCCCCTACATTCCGCTGTGCCCGCTGGTGCTGGCCGATGTGCTGAGCGCCCCTGTGCCCTTCATAGTGGGCATCCACTCCAGCTACTTCGATCTGCACAACCCGCCTACTGACGTCATCTGTGTTGATCTGGATACCAATGCACTCTTCCA AACTGAGGAAAAGAAGTCCCTCTCCCCTCGGACCCTGCCCCGCAGACCCTACAAGGTTCTGCTGACCACGCTGACAAACCTGTACCAGCAGCTGGACCAGA CATACACTGGACCTGAGGAGGAGGCCTCCCTGGAATTCCTGCTGACAGACTATGAGGCAGTGTGTGGCCGCCGGGCCCGGCTGGAGCGCGAAGTACAGGGCGCCTTCCTCCGCTTCATGGCCTGTCTGCTCAAGGGCTACCGGGACTTCCTGCGCCCACTCACCCAGGCCCCCTCTGAAGGGTCTCGCGATGTTGACAACCTCTTTTTCCTGCAGG GCTTCCTCAAATCCCGGGAACGCTCCAGTCACAAGCTGTACTCCCAGCTGCTGCATACGCAGATGTTCTCACAGTTCATTGAAGAATGCTCTTTTGGCTCTGCTCGGCATGCTGCCCTCGAATTCTTCGACTCTTGCGTTGACAAG GTCCACCCAGAGCAGGAGAAGCCTGAACTGACATCCTTGGTGGAGCTGGAGGAGCTGTCGGGAAGTGAGCTCACTGTCTTTATCACACCTCCTGAGGAGCCTCTGGTGTCGGAGGGTAGTGAATCTACTCTCCTGTACTG CTATGATGGGTTCCCGGAGCTACGGGCTGAGCTGTTTGAGTCTCCTCAAGAGCAAACTGGGGCCCTGCCTGTGCCGGGCCCATCCCGTAGTGCCCCCAGCAGTCCTGCCCCTCGTCGTACCAAACAG GAAATGAAGGTTGCACAGCTGATGGCACAGAAGTCAGCTGCCATGCCTGAGCTGTGGGGCCGGTGCCTACTAGGGCACTGTTATGGGCTGTGGTTCCTGTGTCTGCCTGCCTACGTGCGGTCGGCGCCCTCCCGGGTGCGGGCACTACACACAGCCTACCATGTGCTGCGCCAGATGGAGAACCGCAAGGTGGTGCTCCCTGATGAG GTGTGTTACCGTGTGCTGATGCAGCTCTGCTCACACTATGGGCAGCCAGTGCTCTCTGTGCGGGTCATGCTGGAGATGCGGAGGGCGGGCATCGTGCCCAACACAATTACCTATGGCTACTATAATAAG GCTGTGTTGGAAAGCAAGTGGCCTTCTGGCACACCAGGTGGGCGCCTGCGTTGGGCCAAGCTCCGGAATGTCGTCCTGGGGGCTGCTCAGTTCCGCCAGCCCTTGAGAGAacagcggcagcagcagcagcggcagcagcagcagccaccaaTTCCAGTGGCAGGCAGCTCCCAGACAG AGCCCCATCTGGagcgcccctcccccacccgcCCCCTACACCGTCAGACTACTTGGGCTGGGCGCAGTCTGCGGGACCCGGCCTCACCTATGGGGCGCTTGGTAAAGAGTGGCAGCCTAGGCAGTGCCCGAGGGGCACAGCCCACTGTGGAGGCCAGCGTGGCCCACA TGATCGAGGCCTTGGGGGTTCTGGAACCCCCAGGATCACCTGTGCCCTGGCACGATGGAAGCCTCTCAGACCTGAGCCTGACAGGGGAGGAGCCAGCACCTGGAGGCAGTCCAGGGGACTCAGGCTCAGCCCTGAGTGCCCAGTCCACTGAGACTCTGGAAGGGCTAAGTGGGCGGGTGCCCAAGGCTGGTGGGCGTCAGGATGAGGCAGGCACTCCCCGACGAGGGCTGGGTGCCCGCCTTCAACAGCTGCTTACTCCTTCCCGCCGCTCCCCTGCCTCCCGAGTTCCCCCACCTGAGCTGCCTCCCGACCTGCCTCCCCCAGCCCGCCGCAGCCCCATGGACAGTCTCCTGCGCCCCCGGGAACGCCCTGGATCCACTGCTTCTGAG AGCTCGGCCTCTCTGGGCAGTGAGTGGGACCTCTCAGAATCTTCTCTCAGCAGCCTGAGCCTTTGCCGTTCCTCAGAGCGCCTCAGCGATACTCCTGGATCCTTCCAGCCACCTTCCCTGGAA ATTCTGCTATCCAGCTGCTCCCTATGCCGTGCTTGTGATTCATTGGTGTATGACGAGGAGATCATGGCTGGCTGGGCACCTGATGACTCCAACCTCAACACAACTTGCCCCTTCTGCGCCTGCCCCTTTGTGCCCCTGCTCAGTGTCCAGACCCTTGATTCCCGACCCAG TGCCCCCAGCCCCAAGCTGGCCCCTGCTGGTGCGAATGGCAGCAAAGATGCCCCTGTCCCGGGGGGTCCTGGCCCTGTGCTCAGTGACCGAAGGTTCTGTCTTGCCCTGGATGAGCCTCAGCTCTGCAATGGGCATGTGGAA GGTGCTTCCCGGCGGGTCGAGGGGGGTGAATGGGCGTACCTGAGCCCCCTGGTGCTGCGTAAGGAGCTGGAGTCACTGGTAGAGAATGAGGGCAGTGAGGTGCTGGCCTTGCCTGAGTTGCCTGCTGCCCACCCCATCATCTTCTGGAACCTTCTGTGGTATTTCCAGCGGCTGCGCCTGCCAAGTATTCTGCCAGGCTTGGTGCTGGCCTCCCGTGATGGGGCCTCACCCCCCCAG GTACGGCTGCTGTGGGATGTCTTGACGCCGGACCCCAATAGCTGCCCACCTCTCTATGCGCTCTGGAGGGTCCATA GCCAGATCCCCCAGCGGGTGGTATGGCCAGGCCCAGCACCTGCATCTCTGAGCCTGGCATTGCTGGAATCCGTGCTGCGCCATGTCGGACTCCACGAGGTGCACAAGGCTGTGGGGCTCCTACTGGACACACTAGGGCCTCCGCCCACTGGCCTGCACCTGCAGAG AGGCATCTACCGTGAGATCTTATTCCTGACAATGGCTGCTCTGGGCAAGGACCGTGTGGACATAG TGGCCTTCGACAAGAAGTACAAGTCCGCCTTTAACAAGCTGGCCAGCAGCATGGGCAAGGAGGAGCTGAGGCAGCGGCGGGCACAGATGCCCACCCCTAAGGCCATTGACTGCCGCAAATGTTTTGGAGCACCTCTGGAATGCTAG
- the DENND4B gene encoding DENN domain-containing protein 4B isoform X4 codes for MEAGRRGEQEGHLGYLGNTLPCFISPPLPTLTIPDAVSEGGAMAEERPPRLVDYFVVAGLAGDGAPIPEETWVPEPSGPLRPPRPAEPITDVAVIARALGEEVPQGYTCIQTSAGGHPLELSAGLLGGTQPAICYRRGRDKPPLVELGVLYEGKERPKPGFQVLDTTPYSHSANLAPPGPGHPRTYLTYRRAAEGAGLHALGITDLCLVLPSKGEGTPHTYCCLPRNLNPGMWGPAVYLCYKVGLAKANTLVYEAELLGRYPEEDNETFPLPESVPIFCLPMGATVECWPAQTKYPVPIFSTFVLTGAAGDKVYGAALQFYEAFPRARLSERQAQALGLLSAVERGRALGGRAVRSRRAIAVLSRWPAFPAFRAFLTFLYRYSVSGPHRLPLEAGASFLQLLQSLGPELAVTLLLAVLTEHKLLVHSLRPDLLTSVCEALVSMTFPLHWQCPYIPLCPLVLADVLSAPVPFIVGIHSSYFDLHNPPTDVICVDLDTNALFQTEEKKSLSPRTLPRRPYKVLLTTLTNLYQQLDQTYTGPEEEASLEFLLTDYEAVCGRRARLEREVQGAFLRFMACLLKGYRDFLRPLTQAPSEGSRDVDNLFFLQGFLKSRERSSHKLYSQLLHTQMFSQFIEECSFGSARHAALEFFDSCVDKVHPEQEKPELTSLVELEELSGSELTVFITPPEEPLVSEGSESTLLYCYDGFPELRAELFESPQEQTGALPVPGPSRSAPSSPAPRRTKQEMKVAQLMAQKSAAMPELWGRCLLGHCYGLWFLCLPAYVRSAPSRVRALHTAYHVLRQMENRKVVLPDEVCYRVLMQLCSHYGQPVLSVRVMLEMRRAGIVPNTITYGYYNKAVLESKWPSGTPGGRLRWAKLRNVVLGAAQFRQPLREQRQQQQRQQQQPPIPVAGSSQTEPHLERPSPTRPLHRQTTWAGRSLRDPASPMGRLVKSGSLGSARGAQPTVEASVAHMIEALGVLEPPGSPVPWHDGSLSDLSLTGEEPAPGGSPGDSGSALSAQSTETLEGLSGRVPKAGGRQDEAGTPRRGLGARLQQLLTPSRRSPASRVPPPELPPDLPPPARRSPMDSLLRPRERPGSTASESSASLGSEWDLSESSLSSLSLCRSSERLSDTPGSFQPPSLEILLSSCSLCRACDSLVYDEEIMAGWAPDDSNLNTTCPFCACPFVPLLSVQTLDSRPSAPSPKLAPAGANGSKDAPVPGGPGPVLSDRRFCLALDEPQLCNGHVEGASRRVEGGEWAYLSPLVLRKELESLVENEGSEVLALPELPAAHPIIFWNLLWYFQRLRLPSILPGLVLASRDGASPPQAPSPWLTSDPASVQVRLLWDVLTPDPNSCPPLYALWRVHSQIPQRVVWPGPAPASLSLALLESVLRHVGLHEVHKAVGLLLDTLGPPPTGLHLQRGIYREILFLTMAALGKDRVDIVAFDKKYKSAFNKLASSMGKEELRQRRAQMPTPKAIDCRKCFGAPLEC; via the exons ATGGAGGCAG GAAGAAGAGGGGAGCAAGAGGGACATCTTGGTTACCTTGGCAACACCCTTCCTTGCTTcatctctccccctctccccaccctgacCATTCCAGATGCAGTGAGTGAGGGGGGGGCCATGGCGGAGGAGCGCCCCCCCCGACTGGTGGATTACTTCGTGGTAGCTGGGCTTGCAGGGGACGGAGCACCCATCCCTGAGGAAACATGGGTTCCTGAACCCAGTGGGCCCCTGCGCCCTCCCCGGCCAGCTGAACCCATCACAGATGTGGCCGTCATCGCTAGGGCACTGGGCGAGGAGGTGCCCCAGGGCTACACATGCATCCAGACTTCTGCTGGGGGTCACCCTTTGGAACTCAGTGCTGGGCTCCTGGGTGGAACTCAACCCGCCATCTGCTACCGCAGGGGCCGTGACAAGCCCCCCCTCGTTGAGCTGGG GGTGTTGTATGAGGGGAAGGAACGGCCCAAGCCTGGTTTCCAAGTGCTAGACACTACACCCTACAGCCATTCAGCCAACCTGGCCCCTCCAGGCCCTGGGCACCCCCGCACCTACCTCACTTACCGACGGGCAGCGGAGGGGGCAGGACTGCATGCCCTGGGCATCACTGACCTCTGCTTGGTCCTGCCCAGCAAGGGCGAGGGCACGCCTCACACTTACTGCTGCCTGCCCCGCAACCTCAACCCTGGCATG TGGGGCCCAGCAGTGTACCTGTGCTACAAGGTGGGCCTGGCCAAGGCCAACACACTGGTGTATGAAGCAG AGCTGCTGGGCCGCTACCCGGAGGAGGACAATGAGACGTTCCCACTGCCTGAGTCAGTGCCCATCTTCTGCTTGCCCATGGGAGCTACTGTCGAGTGCTGGCCTGCCCAGACCAAGTACCCTGTGCCCATCTTCTCCACCTTTGTGCTCACGGGTGCAGCTGGTGATAAG GTCTACGGTGCCGCCCTGCAATTCTACGAGGCGTTCCCGAGGGCCAGGCTGTCGGAGCGGCAAGCACAGGCCCTGGGCCTGCTGAGTGCCGTGGAGCGGGGCCGGGCACTGGGGGGCCGTGCAGTGCGCAGCCGCCGCGCCATTGCTGTGCTGTCCCGCTGGCCTGCCTTCCCTGCCTTCCGCGCCTTCCTCACCTTCCTTTACCGCTACTCTGTCTCAGGTCCCCATCGCCTGCCCTTGGAAGC TGGCGCCAGCTTCCTGCAGCTGCTGCAGAGCCTGGGCCCTGAGCTGGCTGTCACACTGCTGCTGGCTGTGCTCACAGAGCACAAACTACTAGTCCACTCGCTGCGGCCAGATCTGCTCACCAGCGTCTGCGAGGCCCTTGTCTCT ATGACCTTCCCGCTGCACTGGCAGTGCCCCTACATTCCGCTGTGCCCGCTGGTGCTGGCCGATGTGCTGAGCGCCCCTGTGCCCTTCATAGTGGGCATCCACTCCAGCTACTTCGATCTGCACAACCCGCCTACTGACGTCATCTGTGTTGATCTGGATACCAATGCACTCTTCCA AACTGAGGAAAAGAAGTCCCTCTCCCCTCGGACCCTGCCCCGCAGACCCTACAAGGTTCTGCTGACCACGCTGACAAACCTGTACCAGCAGCTGGACCAGA CATACACTGGACCTGAGGAGGAGGCCTCCCTGGAATTCCTGCTGACAGACTATGAGGCAGTGTGTGGCCGCCGGGCCCGGCTGGAGCGCGAAGTACAGGGCGCCTTCCTCCGCTTCATGGCCTGTCTGCTCAAGGGCTACCGGGACTTCCTGCGCCCACTCACCCAGGCCCCCTCTGAAGGGTCTCGCGATGTTGACAACCTCTTTTTCCTGCAGG GCTTCCTCAAATCCCGGGAACGCTCCAGTCACAAGCTGTACTCCCAGCTGCTGCATACGCAGATGTTCTCACAGTTCATTGAAGAATGCTCTTTTGGCTCTGCTCGGCATGCTGCCCTCGAATTCTTCGACTCTTGCGTTGACAAG GTCCACCCAGAGCAGGAGAAGCCTGAACTGACATCCTTGGTGGAGCTGGAGGAGCTGTCGGGAAGTGAGCTCACTGTCTTTATCACACCTCCTGAGGAGCCTCTGGTGTCGGAGGGTAGTGAATCTACTCTCCTGTACTG CTATGATGGGTTCCCGGAGCTACGGGCTGAGCTGTTTGAGTCTCCTCAAGAGCAAACTGGGGCCCTGCCTGTGCCGGGCCCATCCCGTAGTGCCCCCAGCAGTCCTGCCCCTCGTCGTACCAAACAG GAAATGAAGGTTGCACAGCTGATGGCACAGAAGTCAGCTGCCATGCCTGAGCTGTGGGGCCGGTGCCTACTAGGGCACTGTTATGGGCTGTGGTTCCTGTGTCTGCCTGCCTACGTGCGGTCGGCGCCCTCCCGGGTGCGGGCACTACACACAGCCTACCATGTGCTGCGCCAGATGGAGAACCGCAAGGTGGTGCTCCCTGATGAG GTGTGTTACCGTGTGCTGATGCAGCTCTGCTCACACTATGGGCAGCCAGTGCTCTCTGTGCGGGTCATGCTGGAGATGCGGAGGGCGGGCATCGTGCCCAACACAATTACCTATGGCTACTATAATAAG GCTGTGTTGGAAAGCAAGTGGCCTTCTGGCACACCAGGTGGGCGCCTGCGTTGGGCCAAGCTCCGGAATGTCGTCCTGGGGGCTGCTCAGTTCCGCCAGCCCTTGAGAGAacagcggcagcagcagcagcggcagcagcagcagccaccaaTTCCAGTGGCAGGCAGCTCCCAGACAG AGCCCCATCTGGagcgcccctcccccacccgcCCCCTACACCGTCAGACTACTTGGGCTGGGCGCAGTCTGCGGGACCCGGCCTCACCTATGGGGCGCTTGGTAAAGAGTGGCAGCCTAGGCAGTGCCCGAGGGGCACAGCCCACTGTGGAGGCCAGCGTGGCCCACA TGATCGAGGCCTTGGGGGTTCTGGAACCCCCAGGATCACCTGTGCCCTGGCACGATGGAAGCCTCTCAGACCTGAGCCTGACAGGGGAGGAGCCAGCACCTGGAGGCAGTCCAGGGGACTCAGGCTCAGCCCTGAGTGCCCAGTCCACTGAGACTCTGGAAGGGCTAAGTGGGCGGGTGCCCAAGGCTGGTGGGCGTCAGGATGAGGCAGGCACTCCCCGACGAGGGCTGGGTGCCCGCCTTCAACAGCTGCTTACTCCTTCCCGCCGCTCCCCTGCCTCCCGAGTTCCCCCACCTGAGCTGCCTCCCGACCTGCCTCCCCCAGCCCGCCGCAGCCCCATGGACAGTCTCCTGCGCCCCCGGGAACGCCCTGGATCCACTGCTTCTGAG AGCTCGGCCTCTCTGGGCAGTGAGTGGGACCTCTCAGAATCTTCTCTCAGCAGCCTGAGCCTTTGCCGTTCCTCAGAGCGCCTCAGCGATACTCCTGGATCCTTCCAGCCACCTTCCCTGGAA ATTCTGCTATCCAGCTGCTCCCTATGCCGTGCTTGTGATTCATTGGTGTATGACGAGGAGATCATGGCTGGCTGGGCACCTGATGACTCCAACCTCAACACAACTTGCCCCTTCTGCGCCTGCCCCTTTGTGCCCCTGCTCAGTGTCCAGACCCTTGATTCCCGACCCAG TGCCCCCAGCCCCAAGCTGGCCCCTGCTGGTGCGAATGGCAGCAAAGATGCCCCTGTCCCGGGGGGTCCTGGCCCTGTGCTCAGTGACCGAAGGTTCTGTCTTGCCCTGGATGAGCCTCAGCTCTGCAATGGGCATGTGGAA GGTGCTTCCCGGCGGGTCGAGGGGGGTGAATGGGCGTACCTGAGCCCCCTGGTGCTGCGTAAGGAGCTGGAGTCACTGGTAGAGAATGAGGGCAGTGAGGTGCTGGCCTTGCCTGAGTTGCCTGCTGCCCACCCCATCATCTTCTGGAACCTTCTGTGGTATTTCCAGCGGCTGCGCCTGCCAAGTATTCTGCCAGGCTTGGTGCTGGCCTCCCGTGATGGGGCCTCACCCCCCCAG GCCCCATCTCCTTGGCTAACCTCTGACCCAGCCTCTGTGCAGGTACGGCTGCTGTGGGATGTCTTGACGCCGGACCCCAATAGCTGCCCACCTCTCTATGCGCTCTGGAGGGTCCATA GCCAGATCCCCCAGCGGGTGGTATGGCCAGGCCCAGCACCTGCATCTCTGAGCCTGGCATTGCTGGAATCCGTGCTGCGCCATGTCGGACTCCACGAGGTGCACAAGGCTGTGGGGCTCCTACTGGACACACTAGGGCCTCCGCCCACTGGCCTGCACCTGCAGAG AGGCATCTACCGTGAGATCTTATTCCTGACAATGGCTGCTCTGGGCAAGGACCGTGTGGACATAG TGGCCTTCGACAAGAAGTACAAGTCCGCCTTTAACAAGCTGGCCAGCAGCATGGGCAAGGAGGAGCTGAGGCAGCGGCGGGCACAGATGCCCACCCCTAAGGCCATTGACTGCCGCAAATGTTTTGGAGCACCTCTGGAATGCTAG